One genomic window of Magnolia sinica isolate HGM2019 chromosome 3, MsV1, whole genome shotgun sequence includes the following:
- the LOC131241443 gene encoding U-box domain-containing protein 9-like, with protein sequence MANSSSPPETADQPTIPELETLMKSIKDVPNEAFDQALNIFLALKDIKFNRPVMGLKKPDNGSILLNRHELISLRNMDEAIMLVNSMLLKLLDNIFSPSISEQKMAIKVLRKLIQQATSVRVLFGENPQTIHIFLSLLLKAYTNLQPDAQEDVVPMILSISIRGDKCNKIVGKSPDAIALLIKALRTGSMDSRRHAFTAILNTNKAMLVESGVMEALVKNGVLPVILSMIIKGKLVVEMLEFLEILSSNQEALDTMGKLGAVPWLLQVIRDRRTRYVGEYTANILYSICKNDQTWLSEIREEEAAKCTFSQLANSGDPWPWGASNILEMLKTTPHNN encoded by the exons ATGGCAAATTCCAGTTCGCCGCCGGAAACAGCTGATCAACCAACGATCCCAGAGCTTGAGACACTCATGAAATCAATCAAAGATGTCCCGAACGAAGCCTTCGATCAGGCGCTGAACATCTTCTTGGCTCTAAAGGACATCAAGTTCAATCGACCAGTGATGGGGCTTAAAAAGCCTGATAACGGTTCCATTCTCCTGAATCGCCATGAACTAATTTCATTGCGGAATATGGATGAGGCTATCATGTTAGTCAATAGCATG CTCCTTAAACTGCTCGACAACATCTTTTCCCCGTCAATATCCGAGCAGAAAATGGCAATCAAAGTGCTCCGTAAGCTCATCCAGCAGGCAACCTCCGTCAGGGTCCTCTTCGGGGAGAACCCACAGACGATCCATATATTTCTATCACTTCTGCTGAAGGCCTACACCAATCTCCAACCAGATGCACAAGAAGATGTCGTGCCAATGATCTTGAGCATCTCTATACGCGGCGACAAGTGCAATAAGATAGTGGGGAAGAGTCCTGATGCCATCGCTTTGCTCATCAAGGCCTTGAGGACAGGAAGCATGGATAGCAGGAGACATGCATTCACAGCCATTCTCAATACCAACAAGGCCATGCTCGTTGAGTCAGGTGTTATGGAGGCCCTCGTTAAAAATGGAGTGCTGCCAGTAATTCTTAGCATGATCATCAAAGGAAAGCTTGTGGTAGAGATGTTGGAGTTTCTTGAGATTCTGTCGAGTAATCAGGAGGCCCTCGATACAATGGGTAAGCTGGGGGCTGTGCCTTGGTTGCTGCAAGTCATCAGGGATAGAAGAACTCGTTATGTTGGGGAGTACACAGCTAACATTCTCTATTCCATCTGTAAAAATGATCAGACCTGGTTGAGTGAGATCCGGGAAGAAGAGGCCGCCAAATGTACCTTCTCACAGCTAGCAAACAGTGGAGACCCATGGCCTTGGGGTGCCAGTAACATCCTTGAAATGTTGAAGACCACCCCCCACAACAACTGA